A genomic region of Zygotorulaspora mrakii chromosome 7, complete sequence contains the following coding sequences:
- the NST1 gene encoding Nst1p (similar to Saccharomyces cerevisiae NST1 (YNL091W); ancestral locus Anc_2.199): protein MPPNSKKGKKRSKSKQHTKKALSGSAQVPDGGSLEAQVYDEEGEYPTSRVIKRAPNGDVIVESIPEKHDKRRASHEQLNSTAVTRTQPSISAILDSHWESLSSDDKKNILRIEKNEIFEVLRDYQVTHSCTCSVCGRRHMSMEIEMERIYEMLYEMDKVKDPELNPVKFHLSIIKELQNFKMRQTGNEFREDELRTDVEKTIGEKETANELENMRDDVVKYFLSSDAVDTLKEEVNNFKQYKQQLLHNGDHLNGNNHNASTSTSQNRSENNTRSVEENSSKVLTNNEPILSSSTTEDNIENDLSNDKSENTSSEHLQEKYIKFAKTFVSSHPKIAEEYVNRMMMYPDMQELTDDLMNNNGQEFVKAIEEFVMEKEDCEPEMSSLERPHQPESRQNEFDLSKIQHRDEVEGYTAIKHNGKVLTPEEYNMLQRMIADSIVDSYDKTTDQFNEISPIERELFTRFIYGEDKKEFRHILGQTYNDRILDHDPYIDTCLAAAAATTATPKMIRGNDSQIFAYKHDSKHAGNNNFNDTYDEYSEYEHEDDELEYDDDEDDDEDDYEDEDEDGVESDLVDQEEVEARYDDDEHCINSYPNIKEAYHNQHSSQYNHSNELEEEYDEEEYDEEDQYDSGVDEAGRIEEGRKLIQISITKLLQARIMDSYHEKQAETNRLKLLQELEAEEQKKKAKEEKKQKKKEKEKEKKKAHQLAKEEENRRKEQEAEEQKKEAEERERQRREAQRQKVEEVKRKRDEERKRKLEEQRRREEEQERQRKLKEEQKRKRDEERKMKEEEKRKREESKRLKEQQREMQELQRKNAEEQKNSQASRKKSEQDAITNMERMMPSPMASQFSSISPNMPYGNVGQPLPDVNSSNINDEINSIINSASVSQTTLTSPSHLNGLLHPSHGTRNNLSPNQHMMSDANRRFDTSGTLQSSSFTADSIGLDPLSCLHPNASSSQDLGNSMKQQSFGLPSWNSFTTKPTTAPEFQHIQHAHRNSQVHLHENGSSAFDLDGSEITNSHFFEEEIDNLTNILKSAALNEVPTKDNGTSDQSLLWGNQRASTGVTTPNNESFLNRDGGHLSGISMPGLENPNPRDLRNSSQHSSIWGSLNNGSSISGNQGEVLSLSKDLDPAAPTYSSSNIWNNSMSNGMSFLNGSNAVSHSSAHQTPNPLKSGMRLPVQNTISEDDMQESIYKVYLAFSSAHTNEYVPTDLLHQNSLCRSIDYSTFITFLLRMRISHGCDFLADSSGSITHIRISTPPAAVGHNNRMGSISHENLPADLYAGQPHRQLDQHASSSGINSNLNSNSRLFSTISNLNPSSSITGSFWS from the coding sequence ATGCCaccaaattcaaagaaaggaaagaagaGGAGCAAATCCAAACAACATACAAAGAAAGCGCTCTCGGGTTCAGCACAAGTCCCCGACGGAGGTTCTTTAGAGGCTCAGGTCTATGATGAAGAGGGCGAATACCCCACCTCTCGTGTTATAAAAAGGGCACCAAATGGAGACGTTATCGTAGAAAGTATACCTGAAAAACATGACAAAAGGCGAGCTTCACATGAACAGTTAAATAGTACTGCAGTCACAAGAACTCAGCCATCGATTTCGGCAATATTGGATTCTCACTGGGAATCTTTATCTTCAGACGacaaaaagaatatattaaggattgaaaaaaatgagatatTCGAAGTATTACGAGACTACCAAGTAACGCATAGCTGCACTTGCTCTGTCTGCGGACGTCGTCATATGTCAATGGAAATAGAAATGGAACGCATCTACGAGATGTTGTATGAAATGGACAAAGTAAAAGATCCAGAACTTAATCCAgtaaaatttcatctttctATTATAAAAGAGCTccagaatttcaaaatgcgGCAGACCGGCAATGAATTTCGAGAAGATGAACTACGAACGGATGTTGAGAAGACGATAGGTGAGAAAGAGACAGCAAACgaacttgaaaatatgCGTGATGATGTTGTGAAATATTTCCTTTCATCAGATGCAGTAGATACCCTTAAAGAGGAAGTGAACAATTTCAAGCAATATAAACAGCAATTACTTCATAACGGCGATCATCTCAATGGTAACAATCATAATGCGTCAACTTCAACCTCACAGAATAGAAGCGAAAATAATACGCGATCGGTCGAGGAAAACTCCTCCAAAGTTTTGACTAACAACGAACCCATTTTATCATCTAGTACTACAGAGgacaatattgaaaatgatctTTCTAATGACAAAAGCGAGAATACAAGTAGTGAACATTTGcaggaaaaatatatcaagTTTGCCAAAACTTTTGTATCATCACACCCCAAGATTGCGGAAGAGTACGTAAACCGAATGATGATGTATCCGGATATGCAGGAACTGACGGATGATTTGATGAATAATAACGGACAGGAGTTTGTTAAAGCAATTGAGGAATTCGTTatggaaaaagaagattgtGAACCCGAGATGTCATCATTGGAGAGGCCGCATCAACCAGAAAGTCGTCagaatgaatttgatttaAGCAAAATTCAACATCGGGATGAAGTTGAAGGTTACACCGCAATAAAACATAACGGGAAGGTTCTTACACCTGAAGAATATAATATGCTTCAACGCATGATCGCAGATAGCATAGTAGACTCATACGATAAGACTACCGATCAATTCAACGAAATCTCCCCAATTGAAAGGGAGCTATTCACAAGATTCATATATGGAGAAGATAAAAAGGAATTTCGTCATATATTAGGCCAAACGTATAATGACAGAATTTTGGATCACGATCCATATATCGATACATGTTTAGCAGCGGCAGCAGCTACCACTGCAACGCCTAAAATGATCAGAGGTAATGACAGCCAGATATTTGCATATAAGCACGACTCTAAGCATGCTGGaaacaacaatttcaatgaCACCTACGACGAATACTCCGAATATGAACACGAAGACGACGAATTAGAATACGAcgacgatgaagatgatgatgaggatgatTACGAAGATGAGGACGAGGATGGTGTTGAATCAGACCTGGTGGATCAAGAAGAAGTGGAAGCACGGTACGATGACGACGAACACTGCATTAATTCCTATCCTAATATTAAAGAAGCATATCACAATCAGCACAGTTCACAATATAATCATTCAAATGAGCTTGAGGAGGAATAcgacgaagaagaatatgatgaagaagatcaatATGATAGTGGCGTGGATGAAGCAGGCCGTATTGAGGAGGGTCGGAAGCTCATCCAAATTTCTATCACCAAATTATTGCAAGCACGGATTATGGATTCTTACCACGAAAAGCAAGCAGAGACCAATAGGTTAAAACTGCTTCAAGAGTTAGAAGCTGAAgagcaaaagaagaaggccaaggaagaaaaaaagcagaaaaaaaaagagaaagaaaaggagaagaagaaagctcATCAACTGgctaaagaagaagaaaatcgCAGGAAAGAGCAGGAAGCCGAAGAGCAGAAGAAAGAGGCAGAGGAGCGGGAAAGACAAAGAAGAGAAGCTCAAAGGCAAAAAGTAGAAGAAGTGAAGCGTAAGAGAGATGAAGAAAGGAAACGTAAATTGGAAGAACAACGAAGAAGGGAAGAAGAGCAGGAACGCCAAAGAAAGTTAAAGGAAGAacaaaaacgaaaaagagatgaagaaaggaagatgaaagaagaagaaaaaagaaaacgtGAAGAATCAAAGCGTCTCAAGGAGCAACAAAGAGAAATGCAAGAGCTACAGAGAAAAAACGCGGAGGAACAAAAGAATAGCCAAGcttcaagaaagaaatcaGAACAAGATGCCATAACGAACATGGAGAGAATGATGCCATCTCCAATGGCTTCCCAGTTTTCAAGCATATCACCGAATATGCCCTATGGAAATGTAGGTCAACCTTTGCCGGATGTTAATTCGTCCAATATCAATGATGAGATTAACAGTATAATAAATTCAGCATCCGTTTCTCAAACTACACTTACGTCCCCGTCTCATTTAAATGGCTTGCTACATCCAAGTCATGGCACAAGAAATAACCTCTCACCCAACCAGCATATGATGAGTGATGCAAATCGTCGCTTTGACACGTCGGGTACTCTTCAATCATCCAGCTTTACAGCAGATAGCATTGGGCTTGATCCTCTTTCGTGCTTACATCCAAACGCATCTTCTTCTCAAGACCTTGGAAACTCCATGAAACAACAAAGTTTCGGTTTGCCCTCCTGGAACTCTTTTACAACTAAACCTACAACTGCACCTGAGTTTCAACATATACAACATGCTCACAGAAATTCGCAAGTTCATCTCCATGAGAACGGTTCATCTGCATTTGATCTCGATGGATCTGAAATCACAAATAGTCATTTTTTCGAGGAGGAAATAGACAACTTGACGAACATACTCAAATCTGCTGCTTTAAATGAAGTTCCAACTAAGGATAATGGCACGTCAGATCAATCACTGCTATGGGGAAATCAAAGAGCATCAACAGGTGTCACCACTCCCAACAACGAGTCCTTTTTGAACAGAGACGGAGGCCATCTTTCCGGGATTAGTATGCCTGGGCTGGAAAATCCGAACCCTAGAGATTTGCGTAATTCAAGTCAACATAGTTCAATTTGGGGAAGTCTGAATAACGGATCAAGCATTTCTGGTAACCAAGGTGAAGTTTTGAGCCTGTCCAAAGACCTGGACCCTGCTGCACCTACTTACTCATCTTCAAACATATGGAATAACTCAATGTCCAATGGAATGTCATTTTTAAACGGTTCAAATGCAGTTTCTCATTCAAGCGCGCATCAAACACCAAACCCTCTGAAATCCGGCATGCGCCTTCCTGTCCAAAATACCATTAGTGAAGACGACATGCAAGAAAGCATATACAAGGTCTACCTCGCTTTTTCAAGTGCTCACACTAACGAATACGTTCCAACAGATTTGCTACATCAAAACAGTTTATGCCGATCTATTGACTACTCAACATTTATCACATTCTTATTGCGTATGCGGATATCTCATGGATGCGACTTTTTAGCAGACTCTTCAGGATCCATCACACATATAAGAATATCTACTCCCCCAGCAGCTGTCGGACACAACAACCGTATGGGATCCATCTCTCATGAGAACTTGCCAGCAGATTTATATGCTGGTCAGCCACACCGCCAACTAGACCAACACGCTTCATCGTCTGGGATCAATTCGAATCTCAATTCGAACTCGCGATTATTCTCcacaatttcaaatttaaacCCTTCCTCGTCTATTACGGGCAGTTTCTGGAGCTGA
- the RHO2 gene encoding Rho family GTPase RHO2 (similar to Saccharomyces cerevisiae RHO2 (YNL090W); ancestral locus Anc_2.200): MSEHTVRRKLVIIGDGACGKTSLLYVFTLGKFPEEYHPTVFENYVTDCRVDGIKVTLTLWDTAGQEEYERLRPFSYSKADVILIGFAVNDHESLIHARTKWAEEALRYCPDAPIILVGLKRDLRNLKPGDSKYMDLVSHEEAQQVARQIGAKKLLECSALTGEGVDDVFEMATRTSLLVNKEPGKQCCVIS; encoded by the coding sequence ATGTCTGAACACACTGTGAGAAGGAAACTGGTCATAATTGGGGATGGGGCTTGCGGAAAGACTTCTTTACTCTATGTGTTCACGCTTGGAAAATTTCCAGAGGAGTACCATCCTACGGTATTCGAGAATTATGTGACAGATTGCAGGGTAGATGGGATCAAAGTGACGTTAACGTTGTGGGATACTGCAGGTCAGGAAGAGTACGAGCGTTTGCGtccattttcatattctAAGGCCGACGTAATACTGATAGGATTTGCAGTTAATGATCATGAATCACTGATACACGCTAGGACAAAATGGGCCGAGGAGGCACTTCGATATTGTCCTGATGCACCTATAATCTTGGTTGGTCTCAAAAGAGATCTAAGAAATTTAAAGCCTGGAGATTCCAAGTACATGGATTTGGTTAGCCATGAAGAAGCTCAACAGGTAGCAAGACAGATTGGCGCCAAAAAACTATTGGAATGCAGCGCACTGACAGGCGAGGGTGTGGAcgatgtttttgaaatggcTACAAGAACAAGCTTACTGGTGAACAAAGAGCCCGGAAAGCAGTGCTGTGTAATTTCATGA
- the TOP2 gene encoding DNA topoisomerase 2 (similar to Saccharomyces cerevisiae TOP2 (YNL088W); ancestral locus Anc_2.201), with translation MTKESKTASERYQKISQLDHILKRPDTYIGSVESQEQTQWIYNDEKDCMEEKNVSIVPGLFKIFDEILVNAADNKVRDPTMKRIYVTINSEDNLIEVKNDGKGIPIEIHEKEKIYIPELIFGHLLTSSNYDDDEKKVTGGRNGYGAKLCNIFSTEFILETADPSTGKKYTQKWESNMSKCHPPKITAFKSGGSFTKVSFKPDLKRFSMEKLDSDILGVMRRRVYDINASVRDITVYLNGKSLKIRSFKNYVELYIKSIERKKLEENGSEDTAPEKIPKILYERVNDSWELAFCVSDGTFQQISFVNSIATTSGGTHVNYITDQLVRKVSDSLKKEKKSVKPFQIKNNMFIFINCLIQNPAFTSQTKEQLTSRAKDFGSVCDISKEYIKKIMNTDLSLRISEIATKNDAAALKKTDGSRKNRITSYTKLEDANKAGTREGHKCTLVLTEGDSALSLAVAGLAVVGRDYYGCYPLRGKILNVREASADQILKNAEIQAIKKIMGLQHAKRYENASSLRYGHLMIMTDQDHDGSHIKGLIINFLDSSFPGLLDIPGFLIEFITPIVKVTIMRPRRDVISFYNMPDYEKWREEESHMYTWKQKYYKGLGTSTAREVREYFTDLDRHLKKFHSLQDGEKDLIELAFSKKKADDRKEWLRQYEPGTVLDSTLSEITISDFINKELILFSLADNVRSIPNVLDGFKPGQRKVLYAGFKRNLKSEIKVSEFAAYVSGQTAYHHGPEALEQTIVGLAQNFVGSNNINLLKPNGAFGTRATGGKDAAASRYIYTELSKITRKIFHPSDDPLYTYVQDDESTVEPEWYLPILPMVLVNGADGIGTGWSTNIPPFNPMDIIQNIKHLMDDEKMEDMHPWFKGWSGSIEKIESQRYRMYGRIEQTGPNILEITELPARTWTSTIKEYLLLGLSGSEKVKAWIKDMEEQHTDTIRFIITLTNEEMEKTRRIGFYERFRLTSTISLSNMIAFNAQGRIKRYETVYEILEEFYFVRLEYYQKRKDYMGERLQWEIEKLSYQVKFIKMIIAKNLTVTNKPRREIILELQNLGFPRIDKIGRPHYEKVEEKMDEAIPNEDEIDDQNSDIINGPEEAHGTYDYLLGMKIWALTKERYERLLKQKQEKEAELEELLKLSAKTLWCKDIDEFITSYEEFMRLDEEIRKGETSVKGKGKKRKTKSKDDADYNPSNKQKKQKLAKNAKKIGLNMIKDDPDFEKIMIEPKLLTKHKKVSKLKSENQSDTTPKPPPIKLEGATSTALDTPASSTVFDSKIKQENRGGENGFSAFSSRFKKLSSKFDDLESSKENTPGSADPSDTQSLDNDQLIEKHSTTVTSSANAAEHPAKKTIRKVNSRNKKPKSIESSSSDNDESFSDSERQDEEESIFVKRRPRASRASAPRKPLIETIDLSDESFIEPDENNESDESFKDED, from the coding sequence ATGACAAAGGAATCTAAGACTGCCTCTGAGCGGTATCAAAAGATCTCTCAATTGGAtcatattttgaagagacCAGACACGTATATTGGATCAGTAGAATCCCAAGAACAAACGCAATGGATttataatgatgaaaaagacTGcatggaagaaaagaatgtgAGCATTGTTCCTGGTCTTTTCAAGATCTTTGATGAGATTCTTGTCAATGCCGCTGATAATAAAGTTCGTGATCCAACAATGAAACGAATTTATGTGACGATAAACTCAGAAGATAACTTAATCgaagtgaaaaatgatggtAAAGGGATTCCTATAGAGATTCAcgagaaggaaaaaatttataTACCAGAATTAATTTTTGGTCATCTTTTAACATCCTCAAACTACGACGACGACGAGAAAAAAGTAACAGGTGGGAGAAACGGATATGGTGCTAAGCTGTGTAATATTTTCTCGACTGAATTCATTTTGGAGACTGCCGATCCATCAACTGGGAAAAAATACACGCAAAAATGGGAAAGTAACATGAGTAAATGTCACCCCCCAAAAATAACGGCCTTCAAAAGCGGTGGTTCTTTTACAAAAGTATCTTTCAAACCAGatttgaagagattttCAATGGAGAAATTAGATTCAGATATCTTAGGAGTTATGCGTCGTCGTGTTTATGACATAAATGCGTCTGTTCGAGACATCACAGTTTACCTAAATGGTAAATCTCTGAAAATCAGAAGCTTTAAAAACTACGTTGAACTTTAcatcaaatcaattgaGCGTAAAAAACTAGAGGAAAATGGTTCTGAAGATACTGCTCCTGAGAAGATTCCTAAGATTCTTTACGAAAGGGTGAATGACAGTTGGGAGTTAGCTTTTTGTGTGTCAGATGGTACATTTCAACAAATCTCGTTTGTCAACTCTATTGCAACGACTTCTGGAGGTACTCATGTTAATTATATAACGGATCAACTTGTTAGAAAAGTGTCCGATTCTCtgaagaaggaaaagaagtcAGTTAAACCTttccaaatcaaaaacaatatgtttatcttcatcaattgtcTGATTCAAAATCCAGCTTTCACTTCAcaaacaaaagaacaacTAACTTCAAGGGCTAAAGATTTTGGTTCAGTCTGTGACATTAGCAAAGaatatatcaagaaaataatgaatACCGATCTATCATTGAGAATATCTGAAATTGCAACGAAAAATGATGCTGCGGCGTTAAAGAAGACCGACGGCTCTAGAAAAAACAGGATTACAAGTTATACAAAACTAGAAGATGCTAATAAAGCGGGCACGAGAGAAGGTCATAAATGTACTTTGGTTTTAACGGAAGGTGATTCCGCCCTGTCCTTGGCAGTCGCTGGGTTGGCAGTTGTAGGAAGAGATTACTATGGCTGCTACCCGTTGCGTggaaagattttgaatgtCAGAGAAGCTTCAGCTGATCagatcttgaaaaatgccGAGATCCAAGCtataaagaaaatcatGGGGCTTCAGCATGCCAAACGGTATGAAAACGCTTCTTCTTTAAGATACGGTCATTTGATGATTATGACAGATCAAGATCATGATGGATCTCATATAAAAGGGCTTATAATCAACTTTTTGGATAGCTCCTTCCCTGGTTTACTAGATATTCCAGGATTTCTAATTGAGTTCATAACACCAATCGTTAAGGTTACAATAATGAGACCACGTAGAGATGTTATCTCCTTTTATAATATGCCTGATTATGAGAAATGGAGAGAAGAGGAATCCCATATGTATACTTGGAAACAGAAGTACTATAAAGGTTTAGGTACATCGACCGCTAGGGAAGTTAGGGAGTATTTCACAGATCTTGATAGACActtaaaaaaattccattCTTTACAGGACGgtgaaaaagatttgataGAGTTagccttttcaaagaagaaagcagATGACCGTAAAGAGTGGCTACGACAATACGAGCCAGGGACTGTACTGGACTCTACACTATCTGAGATCACAATAAGTgattttatcaataaagAGCTCATTTTATTCTCATTGGCCGATAATGTCCGCTCTATTCCAAATGTTCTCGATGGTTTCAAGCCAGGTCAAAGAAAAGTGTTATATGCtggtttcaaaagaaatttaaaGTCTGAAATTAAAGTTTCAGAGTTCGCTGCATATGTTTCTGGGCAAACCGCATATCATCATGGTCCAGAGGCTTTGGAACAAACGATCGTCGGATTAGCACAAAACTTTGTTGGTTCCAATAACATAAATCTTTTAAAACCCAATGGTGCATTTGGTACAAGAGCGACAGGTGGTAAAGATGCAGCAGCATCAAGGTATATTTACACAGAGCTGAGCAAAATCACCagaaagatttttcatccatCAGATGATCCACTATATACATATGTTCAGGACGATGAATCAACGGTAGAACCGGAATGGTATCTTCCGATTCTCCCAATGGTACTGGTGAATGGTGCTGACGGTATAGGAACTGGGTGGAGTACCAATATTCCACCATTCAACCCGATGGATATCATCCAAAATATAAAGCACTTAatggatgatgaaaaaatggaagataTGCACCCTTGGTTCAAAGGTTGGAGCGGGtcaattgagaaaattgaGTCACAAAGATACAGAATGTATGGTAGGATTGAGCAAACAGGCCCAAACATACTGGAAATCACAGAACTACCAGCCCGTACATGGACATCCACAATAAAAGAGTATTTATTGTTGGGCCTTAGTGGTAGTGAAAAGGTAAAAGCTTGGATAAAAGATATGGAGGAGCAACATACCGACACAATTAGATTTATTATTACTTTGacaaatgaagaaatggaaaagacTAGAAGAATTGGGTTCTACGAAAGATTCAGATTGACTTCCACCATAAGCTTGAGTAACATGATTGCTTTCAATGCACAGGGTAGAATTAAAAGATATGAAACAGTGTATGAAATACTGGAGGAGTTTTATTTTGTTAGATTGGAGTACTACCAAAAGAGGAAAGATTACATGGGAGAAAGACTGCAATGGGAAATTGAGAAACTTTCCTATCAGGTGAAATTCATTAAAATGATAATAGCGAAAAATCTTACCGTCACCAACAAACCAAGACGTGAAATTATTCTTGAGCTCCAGAATTTAGGTTTTCCAAGAATTGATAAGATCGGAAGGCCTCACTACGAGAAGGtggaggaaaaaatggatgaagCAATTCCTAATGaggatgaaattgatgatcAAAACTCAGACATAATCAACGGACCCGAAGAAGCTCATGGAACATACGACTATCTGCTTGGTATGAAAATTTGGGCATTGACCAAAGAACGCTACGAACGACTATTGAAGCAAAAGCAGGAAAAGGAAGCTGAACTTGAAGAGCTTCTCAAATTATCAGCAAAAACTCTTTGGTGTAAagatattgatgaatttattaCGTCTTACGAGGAGTTCATGCGATTGGATGAAGAGATAAGAAAAGGTGAAACCTCCGTGAAGGGTAAAGgtaaaaagagaaagacgAAGTCCAAAGATGATGCCGATTACAATCCTTCAAATaagcaaaagaaacaaaagcTCGCAAAAAACGCAAAAAAGATAGGTCTAAACATGATAAAAGATGATCCagattttgagaaaattatGATCGAACCAAAGCTGCTCActaaacataaaaaagTCTCCAAGCTAAAAAGTGAAAACCAATCAGATACAACCCCAAAGCCCCCTCCCATTAAACTAGAGGGAGCTACAAGTACAGCATTGGATACACCAGCTTCTTCCACGGTTTTTGACAGTAAGATTAAACAAGAAAATCGTGGAGGGGAGAATGGGTTCAGTGCCTTTTCCAGTAGATTTAAGAAGCTAAGCTCtaaatttgatgatttaGAAAGTTCAAAGGAAAATACACCCGGGAGCGCGGATCCTTCTGACACTCAGAGCCTTGATAACGATCAACTTATTGAGAAGCATAGCACCACTGTGACATCAAGTGCGAATGCTGCCGAGCACCCCGCAAAAAAGACCATTCGCAAAGTCAACTCCAGGAACAAAAAGCCCAAAAGCATTGAATCATCGAGCAGTGATAACGACGAATCCTTCTCGGATTCTGAAAGgcaagatgaagaggaaagcATTTTTGTAAAGAGACGACCAAGAGCCTCAAGGGCTTCTGCACCACGGAAGCCACTCATTGAAACAATAGACCTGTCAGATGAAAGTTTCATTGAGCCTGACGAGAACAATGAATCAGATGAATCATTCAAAGACGAAGATTAA